One genomic region from Oncorhynchus gorbuscha isolate QuinsamMale2020 ecotype Even-year linkage group LG13, OgorEven_v1.0, whole genome shotgun sequence encodes:
- the LOC123993266 gene encoding nucleolar protein dao-5-like isoform X2, whose amino-acid sequence MSPKKKHGSSHQLIHLIYRHLKENGFQKAAEELKKHVKGGEPEALSTSLLDIYNKWFGDASKSTKTGTEPDYSELKKNRQADPESSTESSSSAEEETTPVKASQTPKPKSSAKASPTKAKTAVQTTLGGKGTVVEEISGTDSSEDSESEETPPQKSPATPKANHVPAAKIKAVSAVTPSTPTKARLTTTSTPKSGASSNTTDTSSDRKEAATVKTPLAPAPVTPTSKATSTAKTKATPTKAVVVATPSKATATTTATPASTVSDSSSCSSESSDSDEESPAVKTPTTPKATPTPAKPVTPISKRTSTAKPTTKSKTTAPETSSDSCDSSSESEEECPTVKTQTAPVKQQTATPPAKMKAPPGTSVKSVVVATPSKTPARKESSDSIDLSSDSEEDSPATEAATTPAKPANNATPARAATVAPPCKATATATVTAKTTTAESSSDSSDSSDSEEQVPSLIQTTAATPTATTGKQTKPTSTARRKVPPATPLKPVVAATLSKTPASKESSDRIDLSSDSEEEGPAPKTAVATAPPPANPAKAATVATPSKPKATATVTAKTTKPGSSSDSSVSATTTAARSKDTPVKQSKPTSTARTKALPSTPVKPVVAATPSKTPASKESSDSSDSSSDIEEDSPATITTSKPQTTPVTPAKLKATSKAKTKATPATPAKSVVAATPSKAQATPTVTPTSTAPESSNDSNDSPSDTPAKHAEVQLKTPASAKKAQSGGKGNKSASKDLLLLLNSLTSPTAKAIEKKSVRSGDSSVEETPAVIATPAVVPATNKGKKVAAKDKKATSSKKAQASAPSAKRKRGEDKPGDTPVKGKKKKPSPETVMAALPLTVLGPPPTGGDDSGSDSDSDLDVEKWKRLALELSDTNIAKMAITALNAPPAPASAAKKTRAPTKPRAKAASKTPKPKAGAAVQKSSAAEKDKTTAEKEDGNGKTKTSAKASKAKSSQAKKAAPPTPSVKAPPTPLVKDKQPPTMPATPTPNGFLSARKRKRKNRNNQTKAHDNSPQPQKKKRESGEEKTDEKKNETVEEKEPGKEKKRTTKENGAKKEKGTKKKQEEIRKENETKMELEKDKKKMNENCVDKEPPPPSTRVTPDSPTEKKKIKKLKLSKTAVSEMPATPAQDSIPVQHPPAPTETPPKKKSKSSKSK is encoded by the exons ATGTCTCCAAAGAAGAAGCATGGGTCAAGTCATCAATTGATCCATTTGATCTATCGACATTTGAAGGAAAACGGCTTCCAGAAAGCTGCAGAAGAACTCAAAAAGCATGTGAAG GGCGGAGAACCAGAAGCCTTGTCAACTTCACTACTGGACATCTACAATAAATGGTTTGGAGA TGCTTCCAAGAGTACAAAGACTGGAACAGAACCGGATTATTCTGAGTTAAAAAAGAACCGTCAAGCAGACCCTGAAAGCAGCACAGAGAGCTCGAGTTCAGCAGAGGAAGAAACAACACCTGTTAAAG CCTCCCAGACTCCAAAGCCTAAGAGCTCAGCTAAGGCCAGCCCAACTAAGGCCAAGACTGCAGTGCAGACGACTCTTGGAGGGAAGGGGACAGTAGTGGAGGAGATCTCTGGGACAGACAGCTCAGAGGACTCTGAGAGTGAGGAGACACCGCCACAA AAAAGCCCTGCTACGCCCAAAGCCAATCATGTTCCAGCTGCAAAGATCAAGGCCGTGTCAGCGGTCACACCATCGACCCCAACCAAGGCCAGGTTAACAACCACTTCCACGCCTAAATCTGGGGCCTCCAGCAATACCACTGATACGTCGTCAGACAGGAAAGAGGCAGCAACAGTG AAAACACCCTTGGCGCCAGCACCAGTGACGCCAACCAGTAAAGCAACATCAACAGCCAAGACGAAAGCTACTCCAACTAAAGCAGTGGTTGTTGCTACTCCAAGCAAGGCcacggcaacaacaactgccacaCCTGCATCTACAGTATCCGACTCATCCAGTTGCAGCAGTGAATCGTCAGATAGCGATGAGGAGAGTCCCGCGGTG AAAACACCCACAACACCAAAAGCAACACCAACACCTGCAAAACCGGTAACACCAATTAGTAAAAGAACATCAACGGCCAAGCCAACAACCAAGTCGAAGACAACAGCGCCAGAGACTTCCAGTGACAGCTGTGATTCATCATCAGAGAGTGAAGAGGAATGTCCAACAGTG AAAACACAGACAGCGCCAGTGAAGCAACAGACAGCAACACCACCAGCCAAGATGAAAGCCCCTCCGGGTACCTCGGTTAAATCAGTGGTCGTTGCCACTCCAAGCAAGACCCCAGCTAGAAAGGAGTCCAGTGACAGCATTGATTTGTCATCAGACAGCGAAGAGGACAGTCCAGCAACG GAAGCAGCCACAACACCGGCGAAACCCGCTAATAATGCTACCCCGGCTAGAGCAGCGACTGTTGCCCCTCCATGCAAGGCCACGGCAACAGCCACAGTCACAGCCAAGACTACAACAGCAGAGTCATCTAGTGACAGCAGTGATTCGTCAGACAGTGAAGAGCAGGTTCCATCGTTG ATTCAGACAACAGCTGCAACACCGACAGCTACAACGGGGAAGCAAACAAAACCAACATCAACAGCCAGGAGGAAAGTCCCTCCGGCTACCCCACTTAAACCGGTGGTTGCTGCCACTCTAAGCAAAACCCCAGCTAGTAAGGAGTCTAGTGACCGCATTGATTTGTCATCAGACAGTGAAGAAGAGGGTCCGGCACCG AAAACAGCTGTGGCAACAGCCCCTCCTCCTGCTAACCCAGCTAAAGCAGCGACTGTTGCCACTCCGAGCAAGCCTAAGGCAACAGCCACTGTCACCGCCAAGACTACAAAACCAGGGTCATCTAGTGACAGCAGTGTTTCAGCAACA ACAACAGCGGCAAGATCGAAAGATACACCAGTGAAGCAATCAAAACCAACATCAACAGCAAGGACGAAAGCCCTTCCCAGTACCCCAGTTAAACCAGTGGTCGCTGCCACTCCAAGCAAGACCCCAGCTAGTAAGGAGTCCAGTGACAGCAGTGATTCGTCATCAGACATCGAAGAGGACAGTCCAGCAACG ATAACAACCTCAAAACCACAAACTACACCAGTGACGCCAGCGAAACTGAAAGCAACATCAAAAGCcaagacgaaagccactcctgcTACTCCAGCTAAGTCCGTGGTTGCTGCTACCCCAAGCAAGGCCCAGGCAACACCCACTGTCACACCTACAAGTACAGCACCAGAGTCGTCCAATGACAGCAATGACTCACCATCAGACACCCCAGCAAAGCATGCTGAGGTTCAACTTAAGACCCCTGCTTCAGCTAAGAAGGCCCAGAGTGGGGGAAAGGGAAATAAATCTGCTTCTAAGGACCTGCTCCTACTGCTGAACAGTCTTACT TCACCCACAGCGAAAGCCATTGAGAAGAAGAGTGTCCGTAGTGGAGACTCCTCCGTTGAGGAAACTCCAGCTGTTATAGCAACACCTGCTG TTGTTCCAGCCACAAATAAAGGAAAGAAGGTGGCTGCAAAAGACAAGAAAGCAACCTCATCAAAGAAAGCACAA GCCTCAGCTCCATCAGCCAAGAGGAAAAGAGGTGAAGACAAACCAGGGGACACACCCGTTAAAGGCAAAAAGAAGAAGCCCTCCCCTGAGACTGTCATGGCTGCCCTGCCTCTGACCGTTCTTGGTCCTCCTCCTACAGGGGGAGACGACTCTGGCTCAGACTCTGACTCCGATCTGGACGTGGAGAAGTGGAAGAGACTGGCACTGGAACTATcag ACACAAACATCGCCAAAATGGCCATCACTGCGCTGAACGCTCCACCTGCTCCTGCCTCAGCAGCGAAGAAAACAAGAGCGCCGACGAAGCCCAGGGCTAAAGCTGCATCGAAGACACCTAAACCCAAGGCTGGCGCTGCAGTGCAAAAGTCTAGTGCTGCTGAAAAAGACAAGACTACAGCTGAAAAGGAAGATGGGAATGGGAAGACCAAGACATCTGCAAAAGCCAGTAAAGCCAAGTCCAGTCAGGCTAAGAAGGCAGCACCTCCCACCCCATCAGTCAAAGCACCTCCCACCCCATTAGtcaaagacaaacagccacccACCATGCCTGCTACCCCAACACCTAATGGTTTCCTGTCAGCCAGGAAAAGGAAGAGGAAAAATAGGAACAATCAGACTAAAGCACATGACAATTCACCACAACCTCAAAAGAAGAAAAGGGAATCCGGCGAAGAGAAGACGGATGAAAAGAAAAATGAGACTGTAGAAGAGAAGGAACCAGGGAAGGAAAAGAAGAGGACGACTAAGGAGAATGGTGCAAAAAAGGAGAAGGGAACgaagaagaaacaggaggagatAAGAAAGGAAAATGAGACTAAGATGGAACTGGAAAAGGATAAGAAGAAAATGAATGAGAACTGTGTTGACAAGGAACCACCACCTCCATCCACCAGAGTAACACCTGATTCTCCAACAGAGAAGAAAA AGATTAAAAAGCTGAAACTCTCAAAGACTGCAGTGTCTGAGATGCCAGCCACACCTGCCCAAGACTCCATCCCTGTACAGCACCCTCCAGCACCCACAGAGACCCCACCTAAAAAG AAAAGTAAATCATCTAAGAGTAAGTAA
- the LOC123993266 gene encoding mucin-5AC-like isoform X4 has translation MSPKKKHGSSHQLIHLIYRHLKENGFQKAAEELKKHVKGGEPEALSTSLLDIYNKWFGDASKSTKTGTEPDYSELKKNRQADPESSTESSSSAEEETTPVKASQTPKPKSSAKASPTKAKTAVQTTLGGKGTVVEEISGTDSSEDSESEETPPQKSPATPKANHVPAAKIKAVSAVTPSTPTKARLTTTSTPKSGASSNTTDTSSDRKEAATVKTPLAPAPVTPTSKATSTAKTKATPTKAVVVATPSKATATTTATPASTVSDSSSCSSESSDSDEESPAVKTPTTPKATPTPAKPVTPISKRTSTAKPTTKSKTTAPETSSDSCDSSSESEEECPTVKTQTAPVKQQTATPTAKMKATPVKPVVAATPNKTSASKESSDIIDSSSGSNGEGPATTTAATPKATPVVQQKATSTAKTKATPTKAVVVATPSKATATTTATPASTVSDSSSCSSESSDSDEESPAVKTPTTPKATPAKPVTPISKITSTAKPTTKSKTTAPESSSDSCDSSSESEEECPTVKTQTAPVKQQTATPPAKMKAPPGTSVKSVVVATPSKTPARKESSDSIDLSSDSEEDSPATITTSKPQTTPVTPAKLKATSKAKTKATPATPAKSVVAATPSKAQATPTVTPTSTAPESSNDSNDSPSDTPAKHAEVQLKTPASAKKAQSGGKGNKSASKDLLLLLNSLTSPTAKAIEKKSVRSGDSSVEETPAVIATPAVVPATNKGKKVAAKDKKATSSKKAQASAPSAKRKRGEDKPGDTPVKGKKKKPSPETVMAALPLTVLGPPPTGGDDSGSDSDSDLDVEKWKRLALELSDTNIAKMAITALNAPPAPASAAKKTRAPTKPRAKAASKTPKPKAGAAVQKSSAAEKDKTTAEKEDGNGKTKTSAKASKAKSSQAKKAAPPTPSVKAPPTPLVKDKQPPTMPATPTPNGFLSARKRKRKNRNNQTKAHDNSPQPQKKKRESGEEKTDEKKNETVEEKEPGKEKKRTTKENGAKKEKGTKKKQEEIRKENETKMELEKDKKKMNENCVDKEPPPPSTRVTPDSPTEKKKIKKLKLSKTAVSEMPATPAQDSIPVQHPPAPTETPPKKKSKSSKSK, from the exons ATGTCTCCAAAGAAGAAGCATGGGTCAAGTCATCAATTGATCCATTTGATCTATCGACATTTGAAGGAAAACGGCTTCCAGAAAGCTGCAGAAGAACTCAAAAAGCATGTGAAG GGCGGAGAACCAGAAGCCTTGTCAACTTCACTACTGGACATCTACAATAAATGGTTTGGAGA TGCTTCCAAGAGTACAAAGACTGGAACAGAACCGGATTATTCTGAGTTAAAAAAGAACCGTCAAGCAGACCCTGAAAGCAGCACAGAGAGCTCGAGTTCAGCAGAGGAAGAAACAACACCTGTTAAAG CCTCCCAGACTCCAAAGCCTAAGAGCTCAGCTAAGGCCAGCCCAACTAAGGCCAAGACTGCAGTGCAGACGACTCTTGGAGGGAAGGGGACAGTAGTGGAGGAGATCTCTGGGACAGACAGCTCAGAGGACTCTGAGAGTGAGGAGACACCGCCACAA AAAAGCCCTGCTACGCCCAAAGCCAATCATGTTCCAGCTGCAAAGATCAAGGCCGTGTCAGCGGTCACACCATCGACCCCAACCAAGGCCAGGTTAACAACCACTTCCACGCCTAAATCTGGGGCCTCCAGCAATACCACTGATACGTCGTCAGACAGGAAAGAGGCAGCAACAGTG AAAACACCCTTGGCGCCAGCACCAGTGACGCCAACCAGTAAAGCAACATCAACAGCCAAGACGAAAGCTACTCCAACTAAAGCAGTGGTTGTTGCTACTCCAAGCAAGGCcacggcaacaacaactgccacaCCTGCATCTACAGTATCCGACTCATCCAGTTGCAGCAGTGAATCGTCAGATAGCGATGAGGAGAGTCCCGCGGTG AAAACACCCACAACACCAAAAGCAACACCAACACCTGCAAAACCGGTAACACCAATTAGTAAAAGAACATCAACGGCCAAGCCAACAACCAAGTCGAAGACAACAGCGCCAGAGACTTCCAGTGACAGCTGTGATTCATCATCAGAGAGTGAAGAGGAATGTCCAACAGTG AAAACCCAGACAGCGCCAGTGAAGCAACAGACAGCAACACCAACAGCCAAGATGAAAGCCACCCCAGTTAAACCAGTGGTTGCTGCTACCCCAAATAAGACCTCGGCTAGTAAGGAGTCCAGTGATATCATTGATTCGTCATCAGGCAGCAACGGGGAGGGTCCAGCAACA ACAACAGCTGCCACTCCGAAAGCTACACCAGTGGTGCAACAGAAAGCAACATCAACAGCCAAGACGAAAGCTACTCCAACTAAAGCAGTGGTTGTTGCTACTCCAAGCAAGGCcacggcaacaacaactgccacaCCTGCATCTACAGTATCCGACTCATCCAGTTGCAGCAGTGAATCGTCAGATAGCGATGAGGAGAGTCCCGCGGTG AAAACACCCACAACACCAAAAGCAACACCTGCAAAACCGGTAACACCCATTAGTAAAATAACATCAACGGCCAAGCCAACAACCAAGTCGAAGACAACAGCGCCAGAGTCTTCCAGTGACAGCTGTGATTCATCATCAGAGAGTGAAGAGGAATGTCCAACAGTG AAAACACAGACAGCGCCAGTGAAGCAACAGACAGCAACACCACCAGCCAAGATGAAAGCCCCTCCGGGTACCTCGGTTAAATCAGTGGTCGTTGCCACTCCAAGCAAGACCCCAGCTAGAAAGGAGTCCAGTGACAGCATTGATTTGTCATCAGACAGCGAAGAGGACAGTCCAGCAACG ATAACAACCTCAAAACCACAAACTACACCAGTGACGCCAGCGAAACTGAAAGCAACATCAAAAGCcaagacgaaagccactcctgcTACTCCAGCTAAGTCCGTGGTTGCTGCTACCCCAAGCAAGGCCCAGGCAACACCCACTGTCACACCTACAAGTACAGCACCAGAGTCGTCCAATGACAGCAATGACTCACCATCAGACACCCCAGCAAAGCATGCTGAGGTTCAACTTAAGACCCCTGCTTCAGCTAAGAAGGCCCAGAGTGGGGGAAAGGGAAATAAATCTGCTTCTAAGGACCTGCTCCTACTGCTGAACAGTCTTACT TCACCCACAGCGAAAGCCATTGAGAAGAAGAGTGTCCGTAGTGGAGACTCCTCCGTTGAGGAAACTCCAGCTGTTATAGCAACACCTGCTG TTGTTCCAGCCACAAATAAAGGAAAGAAGGTGGCTGCAAAAGACAAGAAAGCAACCTCATCAAAGAAAGCACAA GCCTCAGCTCCATCAGCCAAGAGGAAAAGAGGTGAAGACAAACCAGGGGACACACCCGTTAAAGGCAAAAAGAAGAAGCCCTCCCCTGAGACTGTCATGGCTGCCCTGCCTCTGACCGTTCTTGGTCCTCCTCCTACAGGGGGAGACGACTCTGGCTCAGACTCTGACTCCGATCTGGACGTGGAGAAGTGGAAGAGACTGGCACTGGAACTATcag ACACAAACATCGCCAAAATGGCCATCACTGCGCTGAACGCTCCACCTGCTCCTGCCTCAGCAGCGAAGAAAACAAGAGCGCCGACGAAGCCCAGGGCTAAAGCTGCATCGAAGACACCTAAACCCAAGGCTGGCGCTGCAGTGCAAAAGTCTAGTGCTGCTGAAAAAGACAAGACTACAGCTGAAAAGGAAGATGGGAATGGGAAGACCAAGACATCTGCAAAAGCCAGTAAAGCCAAGTCCAGTCAGGCTAAGAAGGCAGCACCTCCCACCCCATCAGTCAAAGCACCTCCCACCCCATTAGtcaaagacaaacagccacccACCATGCCTGCTACCCCAACACCTAATGGTTTCCTGTCAGCCAGGAAAAGGAAGAGGAAAAATAGGAACAATCAGACTAAAGCACATGACAATTCACCACAACCTCAAAAGAAGAAAAGGGAATCCGGCGAAGAGAAGACGGATGAAAAGAAAAATGAGACTGTAGAAGAGAAGGAACCAGGGAAGGAAAAGAAGAGGACGACTAAGGAGAATGGTGCAAAAAAGGAGAAGGGAACgaagaagaaacaggaggagatAAGAAAGGAAAATGAGACTAAGATGGAACTGGAAAAGGATAAGAAGAAAATGAATGAGAACTGTGTTGACAAGGAACCACCACCTCCATCCACCAGAGTAACACCTGATTCTCCAACAGAGAAGAAAA AGATTAAAAAGCTGAAACTCTCAAAGACTGCAGTGTCTGAGATGCCAGCCACACCTGCCCAAGACTCCATCCCTGTACAGCACCCTCCAGCACCCACAGAGACCCCACCTAAAAAG AAAAGTAAATCATCTAAGAGTAAGTAA
- the LOC123993266 gene encoding nucleolar and coiled-body phosphoprotein 1-like isoform X3, which yields MSPKKKHGSSHQLIHLIYRHLKENGFQKAAEELKKHVKGGEPEALSTSLLDIYNKWFGDASKSTKTGTEPDYSELKKNRQADPESSTESSSSAEEETTPVKASQTPKPKSSAKASPTKAKTAVQTTLGGKGTVVEEISGTDSSEDSESEETPPQKSPATPKANHVPAAKIKAVSAVTPSTPTKARLTTTSTPKSGASSNTTDTSSDRKEAATVKTPLAPAPVTPTSKATSTAKTKATPTKAVVVATPSKATATTTATPASTVSDSSSCSSESSDSDEESPAVKTPTTPKATPAKPVTPISKITSTAKPTTKSKTTAPESSSDSCDSSSESEEECPTVKTQTAPVKQQTATPPAKMKAPPGTSVKSVVVATPSKTPARKESSDSIDLSSDSEEDSPATEAATTPAKPANNATPARAATVAPPCKATATATVTAKTTTAESSSDSSDSSDSEEQVPSLIQTTAATPTATTGKQTKPTSTARRKVPPATPLKPVVAATLSKTPASKESSDRIDLSSDSEEEGPAPKTAVATAPPPANPAKAATVATPSKPKATATVTAKTTKPGSSSDSSVSATTTAARSKDTPVKQSKPTSTARTKALPSTPVKPVVAATPSKTPASKESSDSSDSSSDIEEDSPATITTSKPQTTPVTPAKLKATSKAKTKATPATPAKSVVAATPSKAQATPTVTPTSTAPESSNDSNDSPSDTPAKHAEVQLKTPASAKKAQSGGKGNKSASKDLLLLLNSLTSPTAKAIEKKSVRSGDSSVEETPAVIATPAVVPATNKGKKVAAKDKKATSSKKAQASAPSAKRKRGEDKPGDTPVKGKKKKPSPETVMAALPLTVLGPPPTGGDDSGSDSDSDLDVEKWKRLALELSDTNIAKMAITALNAPPAPASAAKKTRAPTKPRAKAASKTPKPKAGAAVQKSSAAEKDKTTAEKEDGNGKTKTSAKASKAKSSQAKKAAPPTPSVKAPPTPLVKDKQPPTMPATPTPNGFLSARKRKRKNRNNQTKAHDNSPQPQKKKRESGEEKTDEKKNETVEEKEPGKEKKRTTKENGAKKEKGTKKKQEEIRKENETKMELEKDKKKMNENCVDKEPPPPSTRVTPDSPTEKKKIKKLKLSKTAVSEMPATPAQDSIPVQHPPAPTETPPKKKSKSSKSK from the exons ATGTCTCCAAAGAAGAAGCATGGGTCAAGTCATCAATTGATCCATTTGATCTATCGACATTTGAAGGAAAACGGCTTCCAGAAAGCTGCAGAAGAACTCAAAAAGCATGTGAAG GGCGGAGAACCAGAAGCCTTGTCAACTTCACTACTGGACATCTACAATAAATGGTTTGGAGA TGCTTCCAAGAGTACAAAGACTGGAACAGAACCGGATTATTCTGAGTTAAAAAAGAACCGTCAAGCAGACCCTGAAAGCAGCACAGAGAGCTCGAGTTCAGCAGAGGAAGAAACAACACCTGTTAAAG CCTCCCAGACTCCAAAGCCTAAGAGCTCAGCTAAGGCCAGCCCAACTAAGGCCAAGACTGCAGTGCAGACGACTCTTGGAGGGAAGGGGACAGTAGTGGAGGAGATCTCTGGGACAGACAGCTCAGAGGACTCTGAGAGTGAGGAGACACCGCCACAA AAAAGCCCTGCTACGCCCAAAGCCAATCATGTTCCAGCTGCAAAGATCAAGGCCGTGTCAGCGGTCACACCATCGACCCCAACCAAGGCCAGGTTAACAACCACTTCCACGCCTAAATCTGGGGCCTCCAGCAATACCACTGATACGTCGTCAGACAGGAAAGAGGCAGCAACAGTG AAAACACCCTTGGCGCCAGCACCAGTGACGCCAACCAGTAAAGCAACATCAACAGCCAAGACGAAAGCTACTCCAACTAAAGCAGTGGTTGTTGCTACTCCAAGCAAGGCcacggcaacaacaactgccacaCCTGCATCTACAGTATCCGACTCATCCAGTTGCAGCAGTGAATCGTCAGATAGCGATGAGGAGAGTCCCGCGGTG AAAACACCCACAACACCAAAAGCAACACCTGCAAAACCGGTAACACCCATTAGTAAAATAACATCAACGGCCAAGCCAACAACCAAGTCGAAGACAACAGCGCCAGAGTCTTCCAGTGACAGCTGTGATTCATCATCAGAGAGTGAAGAGGAATGTCCAACAGTG AAAACACAGACAGCGCCAGTGAAGCAACAGACAGCAACACCACCAGCCAAGATGAAAGCCCCTCCGGGTACCTCGGTTAAATCAGTGGTCGTTGCCACTCCAAGCAAGACCCCAGCTAGAAAGGAGTCCAGTGACAGCATTGATTTGTCATCAGACAGCGAAGAGGACAGTCCAGCAACG GAAGCAGCCACAACACCGGCGAAACCCGCTAATAATGCTACCCCGGCTAGAGCAGCGACTGTTGCCCCTCCATGCAAGGCCACGGCAACAGCCACAGTCACAGCCAAGACTACAACAGCAGAGTCATCTAGTGACAGCAGTGATTCGTCAGACAGTGAAGAGCAGGTTCCATCGTTG ATTCAGACAACAGCTGCAACACCGACAGCTACAACGGGGAAGCAAACAAAACCAACATCAACAGCCAGGAGGAAAGTCCCTCCGGCTACCCCACTTAAACCGGTGGTTGCTGCCACTCTAAGCAAAACCCCAGCTAGTAAGGAGTCTAGTGACCGCATTGATTTGTCATCAGACAGTGAAGAAGAGGGTCCGGCACCG AAAACAGCTGTGGCAACAGCCCCTCCTCCTGCTAACCCAGCTAAAGCAGCGACTGTTGCCACTCCGAGCAAGCCTAAGGCAACAGCCACTGTCACCGCCAAGACTACAAAACCAGGGTCATCTAGTGACAGCAGTGTTTCAGCAACA ACAACAGCGGCAAGATCGAAAGATACACCAGTGAAGCAATCAAAACCAACATCAACAGCAAGGACGAAAGCCCTTCCCAGTACCCCAGTTAAACCAGTGGTCGCTGCCACTCCAAGCAAGACCCCAGCTAGTAAGGAGTCCAGTGACAGCAGTGATTCGTCATCAGACATCGAAGAGGACAGTCCAGCAACG ATAACAACCTCAAAACCACAAACTACACCAGTGACGCCAGCGAAACTGAAAGCAACATCAAAAGCcaagacgaaagccactcctgcTACTCCAGCTAAGTCCGTGGTTGCTGCTACCCCAAGCAAGGCCCAGGCAACACCCACTGTCACACCTACAAGTACAGCACCAGAGTCGTCCAATGACAGCAATGACTCACCATCAGACACCCCAGCAAAGCATGCTGAGGTTCAACTTAAGACCCCTGCTTCAGCTAAGAAGGCCCAGAGTGGGGGAAAGGGAAATAAATCTGCTTCTAAGGACCTGCTCCTACTGCTGAACAGTCTTACT TCACCCACAGCGAAAGCCATTGAGAAGAAGAGTGTCCGTAGTGGAGACTCCTCCGTTGAGGAAACTCCAGCTGTTATAGCAACACCTGCTG TTGTTCCAGCCACAAATAAAGGAAAGAAGGTGGCTGCAAAAGACAAGAAAGCAACCTCATCAAAGAAAGCACAA GCCTCAGCTCCATCAGCCAAGAGGAAAAGAGGTGAAGACAAACCAGGGGACACACCCGTTAAAGGCAAAAAGAAGAAGCCCTCCCCTGAGACTGTCATGGCTGCCCTGCCTCTGACCGTTCTTGGTCCTCCTCCTACAGGGGGAGACGACTCTGGCTCAGACTCTGACTCCGATCTGGACGTGGAGAAGTGGAAGAGACTGGCACTGGAACTATcag ACACAAACATCGCCAAAATGGCCATCACTGCGCTGAACGCTCCACCTGCTCCTGCCTCAGCAGCGAAGAAAACAAGAGCGCCGACGAAGCCCAGGGCTAAAGCTGCATCGAAGACACCTAAACCCAAGGCTGGCGCTGCAGTGCAAAAGTCTAGTGCTGCTGAAAAAGACAAGACTACAGCTGAAAAGGAAGATGGGAATGGGAAGACCAAGACATCTGCAAAAGCCAGTAAAGCCAAGTCCAGTCAGGCTAAGAAGGCAGCACCTCCCACCCCATCAGTCAAAGCACCTCCCACCCCATTAGtcaaagacaaacagccacccACCATGCCTGCTACCCCAACACCTAATGGTTTCCTGTCAGCCAGGAAAAGGAAGAGGAAAAATAGGAACAATCAGACTAAAGCACATGACAATTCACCACAACCTCAAAAGAAGAAAAGGGAATCCGGCGAAGAGAAGACGGATGAAAAGAAAAATGAGACTGTAGAAGAGAAGGAACCAGGGAAGGAAAAGAAGAGGACGACTAAGGAGAATGGTGCAAAAAAGGAGAAGGGAACgaagaagaaacaggaggagatAAGAAAGGAAAATGAGACTAAGATGGAACTGGAAAAGGATAAGAAGAAAATGAATGAGAACTGTGTTGACAAGGAACCACCACCTCCATCCACCAGAGTAACACCTGATTCTCCAACAGAGAAGAAAA AGATTAAAAAGCTGAAACTCTCAAAGACTGCAGTGTCTGAGATGCCAGCCACACCTGCCCAAGACTCCATCCCTGTACAGCACCCTCCAGCACCCACAGAGACCCCACCTAAAAAG AAAAGTAAATCATCTAAGAGTAAGTAA